A single genomic interval of Clostridium facile harbors:
- the greA gene encoding transcription elongation factor GreA, which translates to MLETKQTILTSEGLARLEEELEELKTVKRKDVADKIKVALSFGDLSENSEYDEAKNEQAIIEARIAQLDAMLKNAKVLDDDEVTTDKVSVGSKIRLKDIEFDEEVEYSIVGSTEANPDEGKISDESPIGKGLMGRSVGDVVEIEVPSGMIEFEILEISK; encoded by the coding sequence ATTTTGGAAACGAAACAGACGATTTTGACCAGTGAGGGTTTGGCGAGACTGGAAGAAGAATTAGAAGAGCTGAAAACGGTCAAACGTAAAGATGTAGCGGATAAAATTAAAGTTGCACTTTCTTTTGGCGACCTTTCTGAAAATAGTGAATATGATGAAGCAAAAAATGAGCAGGCGATTATTGAAGCAAGAATTGCCCAGCTGGATGCAATGCTAAAAAATGCGAAAGTTCTGGACGATGATGAAGTAACTACAGATAAAGTAAGCGTTGGTTCTAAAATCAGATTAAAAGATATTGAATTTGACGAAGAAGTAGAGTACTCTATTGTTGGTTCTACCGAAGCCAATCCGGATGAAGGAAAAATCTCGGATGAATCTCCAATCGGAAAAGGCTTAATGGGCCGTAGTGTTGGGGATGTTGTAGAGATTGAGGTTCCATCCGGAATGATTGAATTTGAGATTTTGGAAATTTCAAAATAG
- the uraA gene encoding uracil permease yields the protein MAERKIIQVEDKVPMKLMVPLSIQHMFAMFGASVLVPFMFGINPAIVLLTNGIGTLLFILITKGKAPAYLGSSFAFLAPAGLVIDKWGYSYALGGFVVVGLCGCLLAFIIYKFGTKWIDIVLPPAAMGPVVALIGLELAGSAASNAGILATTSYNIVDQAKGLYEQVVTPVAMNNMIVFLITLGVAVFGNVLFRKFFAVIPILIAIVVGYIAAIIFGVIDMATIQEAIATPIFTLPEFQLPHFDPQAILIILPVILVIASEHIGHQVVTSKIVGRDLLKNPGLHRSLFADNFSTMLSGLVGSVPTTTYGENIGVMAMTKVYSVRVIGGAAVLSILCSFIGPMSALINTIPGPVIGGISFLLYGMIGTSGIRILVDSKVDYGKSRNLTLTSVVFVTGLSGAAVQLGNVELKGMVLACIVGMILSLLFYIFDKLKLTNDREEEQSAENPEK from the coding sequence TTGGCTGAAAGAAAGATTATTCAGGTAGAAGACAAAGTCCCGATGAAGTTGATGGTTCCGCTGAGTATTCAGCACATGTTTGCCATGTTTGGCGCTTCAGTGCTGGTTCCATTTATGTTTGGGATTAATCCGGCAATTGTACTACTTACCAACGGTATCGGTACATTGCTGTTTATTCTAATTACCAAAGGGAAAGCTCCAGCTTATTTAGGATCTAGTTTTGCCTTTTTAGCTCCAGCGGGGTTGGTAATTGATAAATGGGGATATTCCTACGCCCTTGGTGGATTTGTGGTTGTGGGGCTGTGTGGATGTCTATTAGCTTTTATCATTTATAAATTTGGAACGAAATGGATTGATATTGTACTCCCTCCAGCTGCTATGGGGCCGGTCGTTGCTTTAATCGGATTAGAATTGGCAGGAAGTGCGGCATCTAATGCGGGAATTTTGGCGACGACATCTTATAACATTGTAGATCAGGCAAAAGGGCTATATGAGCAGGTTGTAACCCCCGTAGCAATGAATAACATGATTGTATTCTTAATTACTTTGGGTGTTGCAGTATTTGGAAATGTGTTGTTCCGCAAATTTTTTGCTGTTATCCCAATTTTAATTGCAATTGTGGTAGGCTATATTGCCGCTATCATTTTTGGGGTAATTGATATGGCAACGATTCAGGAAGCAATCGCAACTCCAATTTTTACATTACCCGAATTCCAACTACCTCATTTTGATCCACAGGCAATTTTGATTATTTTACCAGTTATTCTGGTTATTGCGTCAGAACATATTGGCCATCAGGTTGTAACCAGCAAGATTGTTGGGCGTGATTTGTTAAAAAATCCAGGATTACATCGTTCATTATTTGCAGATAATTTTTCTACCATGTTGTCCGGTTTGGTGGGGTCTGTTCCTACTACCACATATGGAGAAAATATCGGTGTTATGGCGATGACTAAAGTGTATTCTGTCCGTGTTATTGGTGGGGCAGCAGTATTATCCATTTTATGTTCCTTTATTGGCCCTATGTCCGCTTTAATCAATACTATTCCAGGGCCAGTAATTGGTGGGATTTCTTTCTTGCTGTACGGAATGATTGGTACTTCCGGTATCCGTATTTTAGTGGACTCTAAAGTGGACTACGGAAAGAGCAGAAACCTTACCTTGACATCGGTTGTATTTGTGACAGGTTTATCTGGCGCTGCGGTTCAGCTCGGCAATGTGGAGTTGAAAGGTATGGTGCTAGCATGTATTGTTGGTATGATATTATCCCTGCTGTTCTATATTTTTGATAAATTAAAATTGACCAACGATAGAGAGGAAGAACAGTCCGCTGAAAATCCAGAGAAATAA
- the lysS gene encoding lysine--tRNA ligase, protein MANNENRTEQVQDLNELLQIRRDKLTELQENGQNPFEITKYDVTAHSKEIIENFDCFEGKTVSIAGRMMSKRVMGKASFAHFRDNDGLIQSYIRKDEVGEDVYLGFKKMDIGDIVGIEGTVFRTQHGEVSIRAQKLVLLSKSLLPLPEKFHGLKDMDTRYRQRYVDLIVNPEVKDTFVKRSKIITEIRRFLDGEQFLEVETPVLHTIAGGATARPFITHHNAQNMDMYMRIALELHLKRLIVGGFERVYELGRVFRNEGMDTKHNPEFTLLELYQAYTDYEGMMNLTENLIRTVAQNVLGTTTLVYGDQEIDLGKPFERISMTDVVKKYSGVDFNEITTLEQARAVAKEHHIEYEERHMIGDILNLFFDEYAEKNLVQPTFVTDYPVEISPLAKKKPSNPKLTERFELFILGREHANAFSELNDPIDQKERFEHQVELKKAGDDEAGDMDTDYITALEYGMPPTGGLGIGIDRLVMLLTNSESIRDVLLFPTMKPLSE, encoded by the coding sequence ATGGCGAACAACGAGAATCGTACTGAACAAGTACAGGATTTAAACGAACTGTTGCAGATTCGACGTGACAAGCTGACAGAATTGCAGGAAAATGGACAAAATCCTTTTGAAATTACCAAATACGATGTGACAGCACATTCGAAAGAAATTATTGAAAATTTTGATTGCTTTGAAGGAAAAACTGTTTCGATTGCAGGTAGGATGATGTCCAAACGTGTCATGGGGAAAGCAAGCTTTGCCCACTTTCGGGATAATGACGGTTTAATCCAATCCTATATCCGGAAAGATGAAGTAGGCGAGGACGTTTACCTGGGCTTTAAGAAAATGGATATCGGGGATATTGTAGGAATTGAAGGTACTGTTTTCCGCACACAGCATGGGGAAGTTTCCATTCGTGCACAGAAATTGGTGCTGCTGTCTAAAAGCCTGCTTCCTTTGCCAGAAAAATTCCATGGTTTAAAGGATATGGATACAAGATACCGCCAACGCTATGTTGATTTAATTGTAAACCCAGAAGTAAAAGATACTTTTGTAAAACGCAGTAAAATCATTACAGAAATCAGAAGATTCCTGGATGGGGAACAATTCTTGGAAGTAGAAACTCCAGTATTACATACGATTGCCGGAGGCGCTACAGCACGTCCATTTATCACCCACCACAACGCACAGAACATGGATATGTATATGCGTATCGCGTTAGAGCTCCATTTAAAACGTTTGATTGTCGGTGGTTTTGAACGTGTTTATGAATTGGGCCGTGTATTCCGCAATGAAGGGATGGATACAAAGCACAATCCAGAATTCACTCTGTTAGAATTATATCAGGCATATACAGATTATGAAGGTATGATGAACCTGACAGAAAATCTGATCCGCACAGTGGCACAAAATGTATTGGGGACAACCACTTTGGTATACGGCGACCAGGAGATTGATTTAGGCAAGCCATTTGAACGTATCTCCATGACTGATGTGGTCAAAAAATATAGTGGAGTTGACTTTAACGAAATTACTACTTTGGAACAAGCCCGTGCGGTGGCGAAAGAACATCATATTGAATATGAAGAACGCCATATGATTGGAGATATTTTAAACCTGTTCTTTGATGAATATGCGGAAAAGAATCTGGTACAGCCAACCTTTGTAACCGATTATCCAGTTGAAATTTCCCCACTGGCGAAGAAAAAGCCATCAAATCCAAAATTAACTGAACGTTTTGAGCTGTTTATTTTGGGTAGGGAACATGCAAATGCATTCTCTGAATTGAATGACCCAATCGACCAGAAAGAACGTTTTGAGCATCAGGTGGAATTGAAAAAAGCTGGAGATGATGAAGCTGGCGATATGGACACTGACTATATCACTGCTTTGGAATATGGTATGCCACCAACAGGCGGCTTGGGAATTGGAATTGACCGTTTGGTAATGCTGTTGACCAATAGTGAAAGCATCCGTGATGTATTGTTATTCCCGACTATGAAGCCATTAAGCGAATAA
- a CDS encoding DNA-3-methyladenine glycosylase family protein, with protein sequence MEYQVKDGNLILHIPGFSLVDSLDCGQCFRFEQLPDGRVCGMAGNHFLSAFQQGDQITFEHMEKQEFESFWKDYLDLDTDYPAIQKVICQDKTIAAACEYAGGIHILRQDSWEALCSFILSQNNNIPRIKGIISRLCENFGEKTEYGYAFPTLQQLSQCNLEDLSVLRAGFRAKYLLDAIQKINSGEVDLERVRTADFPQAKEELLKICGVGTKVADCALLFGFYRLESFPIDVWMKRVMEHFYPDGFPEYAKPYGGIAQQYLFHYIRTCPDQIPDEIRKKQKNAG encoded by the coding sequence ATGGAATATCAAGTAAAAGATGGAAATTTAATCTTACATATCCCGGGTTTTTCTCTGGTTGACAGCTTGGATTGCGGTCAGTGTTTCCGGTTTGAGCAGTTGCCTGATGGCAGGGTTTGCGGTATGGCGGGAAACCATTTTTTATCTGCTTTCCAGCAAGGAGATCAAATTACCTTTGAACATATGGAAAAGCAGGAGTTTGAGTCCTTTTGGAAGGATTATCTGGATTTAGATACGGATTATCCAGCAATCCAAAAGGTGATTTGCCAAGACAAAACCATTGCTGCTGCTTGCGAATATGCGGGTGGTATCCACATTTTAAGGCAGGATAGTTGGGAAGCGCTGTGCAGTTTTATCCTCTCTCAAAACAATAATATTCCAAGGATTAAAGGAATTATTTCGCGGTTATGTGAGAATTTTGGGGAGAAAACAGAATATGGCTATGCCTTTCCCACATTACAACAGCTTTCTCAGTGTAATTTGGAGGATTTATCTGTATTACGGGCTGGTTTCCGCGCAAAATATTTGTTGGATGCCATTCAAAAAATCAATTCTGGCGAAGTGGATTTGGAACGGGTACGCACTGCGGATTTTCCACAAGCGAAAGAGGAATTGTTGAAAATTTGCGGCGTTGGAACAAAAGTTGCGGATTGTGCGTTGCTGTTTGGATTTTACCGTTTAGAGTCTTTTCCAATTGATGTGTGGATGAAACGTGTAATGGAACATTTTTACCCTGATGGGTTTCCAGAATACGCAAAACCGTATGGTGGAATTGCCCAACAGTATTTGTTCCATTATATCCGTACTTGTCCAGATCAGATCCCAGATGAAATACGGAAAAAGCAGAAAAATGCCGGATAA
- a CDS encoding helix-turn-helix domain-containing protein, which yields MYYPRLKDLREDHDLKQKEVAAILGIDQRVYSNYETGKREIPTRFVIQLAEFYHTSTDYILGRTTLITPYPYKK from the coding sequence ATGTACTATCCACGATTAAAAGATTTAAGGGAAGACCATGATTTAAAACAAAAGGAAGTTGCGGCAATTTTGGGGATTGACCAAAGGGTATACAGCAATTATGAAACAGGGAAAAGGGAAATCCCAACTCGGTTTGTGATCCAACTTGCGGAGTTTTACCATACCAGTACGGATTATATTTTGGGGCGGACAACGCTGATTACACCTTATCCATACAAAAAATAA
- a CDS encoding glycosyl hydrolase, with product MKSIKKYSYKLAAICMAATVTATGFGFSNYVSAAPDSSGNTFAEQFANPSFENKPKIRWWFPSGAVDIEQVKHEIDEFVKQGFGGAEILCKEVVEEAGWNSEAYIHVIEQALQYIDENYPGFQLDITQPLGSGTSCINSITSDQNELVSQQLSYDKIIVSAGETAQLTLNTKENTKLLSVNAYPVDEETEYISHPGMLGNSPSPTYVYQEGSYWLTDTEGVVDRQNNTITWTTPADTEGKWVLVACYQSPTGQTNGKYASINPISTAAVNELLRYYEETVVPSWLPYAEHINAMFIDSYEYQFGDGYMAALGYGNYGVLWSDDFLEEFQTRRGYDVTPYLAYLPAPTGLSNFVDLIGGAYGEDGAFQTADGTSVKIRNDYYQTLTELFVERYLNPIQQWCEQHGWNARVQNYGLSVDMTAANLATGIPETESMYYTDQPDGYRLFSGTVHMGDKKILSTEVGVEGNGNYAQKLTDLTDQINISFASGINQMVLHGSSYSGEYHGSGNENGYVPGISWPGYEGFGLTSYANSWGERQVQWDMMGDSMDYVARNQYVMRQGEAKVDVAFFRNTYFESQMYQPLFVSNLEQYGYSYDFISPALMDLDSAKVSMQNGKPVLDADGPAYKALVVNHENHKGNQQHPDEMQNLVPLDLSLDAANQLLEYAKAGLPIVFVGELPSTAKFFTESDEDITKIVEQIISFENVYQVTTERDLPALLQQIDITPDTSYAQPSSLLSQHRQDTNADYYYFYNQGDKQTVTTITLDSEGIPYLLDAWTGEITPIAQYQIKDGTTTVSLSFDAKETALLAIAQDGWNETTPSSHAVASDTELRYNSQNQLVARISEPGNYQITLQDGTTKQISVNDELTPITLDNWTLSIESWTKPDDPTLLTTIKKTKLEPIQLDKLVPWREIQGFEDVSGIGTYTTTFQLDSWNQQKGATIQLGDISDVYQITVNGHTLQAANQIDTNVDIGAYLQQGENTISIKVSSTFINYINSITPQTRSGKVNSRENQDYGMMGVDGVVSLLPYEDVMVSETADKSILNKVIDYADNAANSDEFDNVIADVQTSFTEALNNAKAVASDSNANQIAVDEAWQTLLNEIHKLGFVKGDIHSLEQLVALAESYDLNNYIEAGQAKFKEALAAAQRLIADKDNAMQTEIEAAETNLLNAMLDLRFKADKSILEAVIVEANEKDATSYTMESYAALTEAVKEAQDVLVDDNATQDEVNTAVAKVQSAMDGLVTVDGEVNETPTTNNNVTQTGQTSTTTKANAAKTGDFTPIVGAAMLAIAGTVILIVRKRK from the coding sequence ATGAAATCTATTAAAAAGTACAGCTATAAGTTGGCTGCTATCTGTATGGCTGCTACTGTCACAGCAACCGGTTTTGGATTTAGCAACTATGTCAGCGCAGCACCTGACTCTTCAGGTAATACCTTTGCGGAACAGTTTGCAAACCCATCTTTTGAAAACAAGCCAAAAATCAGATGGTGGTTTCCAAGTGGAGCTGTCGACATCGAACAAGTAAAACATGAAATCGATGAATTTGTTAAACAAGGATTTGGTGGGGCAGAAATCCTTTGTAAAGAAGTTGTAGAAGAAGCTGGTTGGAACTCTGAAGCGTATATTCATGTAATCGAACAAGCTCTACAATATATTGATGAAAACTATCCTGGATTTCAATTGGATATTACCCAGCCTTTGGGGTCCGGTACTTCCTGCATCAATTCCATTACTTCTGACCAAAACGAACTGGTATCGCAACAACTCAGCTATGATAAAATCATTGTGTCCGCTGGGGAAACCGCACAACTTACCTTAAACACCAAAGAAAATACAAAATTATTATCCGTCAATGCTTATCCAGTGGATGAGGAAACGGAATATATCAGCCATCCTGGTATGCTGGGAAATTCTCCATCACCAACCTACGTTTATCAAGAGGGTTCTTATTGGCTAACGGATACAGAAGGAGTAGTAGACCGACAGAATAACACCATCACTTGGACTACCCCTGCTGATACTGAGGGAAAATGGGTACTGGTAGCATGTTATCAATCCCCAACAGGCCAAACCAATGGAAAATATGCTTCTATAAATCCAATTAGTACCGCTGCTGTAAATGAGCTGCTCCGTTATTACGAAGAAACCGTTGTGCCTTCCTGGCTACCATATGCAGAGCACATCAACGCTATGTTTATTGACTCTTATGAATATCAATTTGGGGATGGATACATGGCTGCTTTAGGATATGGAAACTATGGCGTGTTGTGGAGCGATGATTTCCTAGAAGAATTCCAAACCAGAAGAGGCTATGATGTTACCCCTTATTTAGCCTATTTACCTGCCCCTACTGGGCTTTCCAATTTTGTGGATTTGATTGGTGGAGCGTATGGGGAAGATGGCGCTTTTCAAACAGCAGATGGCACATCTGTGAAAATCCGGAATGACTATTATCAAACCTTAACTGAATTGTTTGTAGAACGGTACCTCAATCCAATCCAACAGTGGTGTGAACAACATGGATGGAATGCAAGGGTTCAAAACTACGGTTTATCTGTGGATATGACTGCCGCAAACCTTGCTACTGGAATCCCAGAAACAGAATCCATGTATTATACTGATCAGCCAGATGGATATCGCCTATTCTCCGGTACTGTTCATATGGGGGATAAAAAGATTTTATCCACTGAAGTTGGGGTAGAAGGAAACGGAAACTATGCTCAAAAACTGACCGACTTAACTGACCAAATCAATATTTCCTTTGCAAGCGGTATCAATCAAATGGTATTGCATGGTTCCTCTTATAGTGGGGAATATCATGGATCAGGAAATGAAAACGGATATGTGCCAGGTATTAGCTGGCCAGGATACGAAGGTTTTGGGCTTACCTCCTATGCAAACTCTTGGGGAGAGCGTCAGGTACAGTGGGATATGATGGGTGACTCTATGGATTATGTTGCCCGCAACCAATATGTCATGCGCCAAGGGGAAGCTAAAGTGGATGTTGCATTCTTCCGCAATACCTATTTTGAAAGCCAGATGTACCAGCCATTGTTTGTATCCAACTTGGAACAATACGGCTATTCTTACGATTTTATCAGCCCAGCTTTAATGGATTTGGATTCTGCAAAAGTTTCCATGCAAAATGGTAAACCAGTATTGGATGCAGATGGCCCAGCCTATAAAGCGCTGGTTGTCAACCACGAAAATCACAAAGGCAATCAACAGCATCCAGATGAAATGCAAAATTTAGTTCCGTTAGACCTCTCTTTGGATGCTGCAAATCAATTGTTGGAATACGCAAAAGCAGGGCTGCCAATTGTATTTGTAGGGGAGCTACCTTCTACAGCTAAGTTTTTCACCGAATCTGATGAAGATATTACCAAAATTGTAGAACAAATCATTTCGTTTGAGAATGTATATCAGGTTACTACAGAGCGTGACCTTCCTGCACTACTACAGCAGATTGATATTACCCCAGACACTTCTTATGCCCAACCATCCTCTTTGTTGAGTCAGCATAGGCAGGATACCAATGCAGACTACTATTATTTCTATAATCAAGGAGATAAACAAACAGTAACCACAATCACATTGGATAGCGAAGGCATTCCATATTTATTGGACGCATGGACAGGGGAAATTACTCCTATTGCCCAATATCAAATCAAGGATGGAACTACTACAGTCTCCCTTTCTTTCGATGCCAAAGAAACTGCTTTACTTGCCATAGCACAGGATGGCTGGAATGAAACCACACCTTCTTCCCATGCAGTTGCATCAGATACAGAATTACGGTATAACAGCCAAAACCAGTTGGTTGCACGAATTTCTGAGCCAGGTAATTATCAAATTACATTGCAGGATGGAACTACAAAACAAATTTCTGTAAACGATGAACTAACTCCAATCACATTGGATAACTGGACATTATCGATTGAAAGCTGGACAAAACCAGATGACCCAACCTTGCTAACCACTATTAAAAAGACAAAATTGGAACCAATCCAGTTGGATAAATTAGTTCCATGGAGAGAAATCCAAGGATTCGAAGATGTATCTGGCATTGGCACTTATACCACAACCTTCCAGCTTGATAGCTGGAACCAGCAAAAAGGCGCTACCATTCAATTAGGGGATATTTCAGATGTTTACCAGATTACAGTGAATGGACATACCCTACAGGCTGCAAATCAGATAGATACCAATGTAGATATTGGAGCATATTTACAACAGGGAGAAAACACTATCTCTATAAAAGTTTCTTCTACTTTTATTAATTATATTAACTCAATTACTCCACAAACCAGAAGTGGTAAAGTGAATAGCCGTGAAAATCAGGATTATGGTATGATGGGTGTAGACGGTGTTGTTTCATTGCTTCCTTATGAAGATGTTATGGTTTCTGAAACCGCGGATAAATCCATCTTAAATAAAGTGATTGATTATGCGGATAATGCAGCAAACAGCGATGAGTTTGATAACGTAATCGCAGATGTACAAACATCCTTTACCGAAGCATTAAACAACGCAAAAGCAGTAGCATCAGATAGCAATGCTAATCAAATAGCCGTAGATGAAGCATGGCAAACTTTGCTGAACGAAATCCATAAACTGGGCTTTGTAAAAGGGGATATCCACTCACTTGAACAACTGGTAGCATTGGCAGAAAGCTATGACTTAAACAACTATATCGAAGCTGGTCAGGCAAAATTCAAAGAAGCACTGGCAGCAGCACAGAGGTTGATTGCGGATAAAGACAATGCCATGCAGACAGAAATTGAAGCAGCAGAAACAAACTTGTTAAACGCAATGTTAGATTTACGTTTCAAAGCAGATAAATCCATACTAGAAGCTGTAATAGTGGAAGCAAACGAAAAAGATGCCACCTCATACACAATGGAAAGCTACGCAGCATTGACAGAAGCAGTAAAGGAAGCACAAGATGTATTGGTAGATGATAACGCCACCCAGGATGAAGTAAACACGGCAGTAGCAAAAGTACAATCCGCAATGGATGGACTGGTAACAGTTGATGGGGAAGTAAATGAAACACCAACTACAAACAACAATGTTACACAAACAGGCCAAACATCAACGACAACAAAAGCAAACGCAGCAAAAACTGGAGATTTTACTCCAATCGTAGGTGCAGCAATGCTAGCAATAGCAGGTACGGTAATACTGATTGTCCGTAAGAGAAAATAA